DNA from Quercus lobata isolate SW786 chromosome 1, ValleyOak3.0 Primary Assembly, whole genome shotgun sequence:
TTGTGGGGGTATAAAGGTTACTGCACTACTACTCATTTTGCTCATTTTAACGGAGTATGAAACTTTTGCTTCCtccaatttttccttctttattcCAGAAAAATTTTCGTTACATGAACCCGTAGAAAAGAGACATTTGTAAAATCTCAATACTCTCTCACACTACAGCATCAGGTAGCTTGGAATTAACAGGAAGAACATATAGAAGAGAGCAATGCCAAGTGTGACATCAAGCAATTGGCTTCAACACAAACATTTTGCATCCGTGAGATGGCACGGTGGCTGTCAACTTTCCAACGAATCGTGTCTTCAGTGTCTTGTGCTGCAAGAGACACATGCACAGCACACATATATTAGAAGGTATCTCATAAATACAAACGTGGAACTGAAATGCCCATGACCTTAAAAGGCATGAGAAATGAAAGCTTAATCGAAAAATACCTCCCAAACATCTCTTGCTACAACAACACTGTTTTCAGGGATTCCAATGTCTTCCCAAAGGCTTGTAATTGAACGACGCACAGGGCCTAGGTTGAGCAGAACTAGAGCAAACCTATAACCCGAAAGAGGCCCCGCCCAATTCTGTTGCAATTTAACATAAAAGTCATGTCTTGCTCCTATGAAGTGAGACAAAAGTACACACTACGCATCATAAGATAATTTAAGCAAACTTTACCTCAATATCACCTTCCATCCTAACCTTTTTACCTTGTACACCAAGTCGATCTGTTATAGATGATGATCAAGTCAATTTTCATAACCATTGCTACAGAGTAGTTCACAAGACGGGAGGAAAAATACACAATCGGTTACAAAATTGATGCACTTACCTTGATTAACTGCAATAACCTCTTTATTGGAAACGATATCAAATGTCTCTTTTGTCATGTTCCTCACATCACAACCAAGGATAAGGGGAGCCTACAATACCATTTTATGTTTAAGCAAACAGAAAGCCAAAACCCCAATAATATGCATTCATACAAATCAGAGCATCAAATTCCACATGGTACTGGCTGAAATACCTTGGAAATAGCCCATAAACTAAAGTGCACTATATATTCATTATTTGTCATCCCTCCATTTCCCACCTCAAGCATGTCAGGATCTGTACAAAGTCAAGCAGATAAGATGCCAAtaaatttcttagaaaaaagtggactataaagttttaaaaaaaaattagaatactaACCATTCCAACCACCAGGCCTAGCATAATCAGCATATACATCATTTGCATCTATTCTAGAGATCATACTGTGgaagaacaaacaaaaagaaatgattTTGGGCTCAGGATTTGTATAATCAATTATTAACTTAACAGAAACATGAAATTTATCTACCTTGCCCAATTATCAGCAATGTCATGAGTAGTTCTCCAGCTATTTCCAACCTTAGAACCCCATAGAGCAGGGTGCGAGTCCCCCCTATtaagtgaaagaaaaacaaatcatTAATGGAGTGACTTTCACAACATTGATTTAAAAGTTAGAGATATAGGATTACCCTTCACAAAGTGAGAAAAAGATTGGACGACCTGCTTTCATTAGTGCCCTAGTCATTACAGGGTATCtaacagaagaagaaataaacGGATCATTTATTACTCTCATAACTCAAAGTTTGAACATAAATGTgcggaaaaaaatttaaaaaaaaatctacatttC
Protein-coding regions in this window:
- the LOC115966530 gene encoding alpha-galactosidase 1-like isoform X2 — encoded protein: MERSMGVCVVVAVLMMVISSSTAVSAEGKSSKFQYYSQRHRRNLLANGLGLTPQMGWNSWNHFQCNIDEKVIKETADALVSTGLAKLGYIYVNIDDCWAEIHRDDNGNLLPRNSTFPSGIKGVADYVHSKGLKLGIYSDSGYYTCSRTMPGSLGHEEQDAKTFASWGVDYLKYDNCYNDGTKPTVRALMKAGRPIFFSLCEGGDSHPALWGSKVGNSWRTTHDIADNWASMISRIDANDVYADYARPGGWNDPDMLEVGNGGMTNNEYIVHFSLWAISKAPLILGCDVRNMTKETFDIVSNKEVIAVNQDRLGVQGKKVRMEGDIENWAGPLSGYRFALVLLNLGPVRRSITSLWEDIGIPENSVVVARDVWEHKTLKTRFVGKLTATVPSHGCKMFVLKPIA
- the LOC115966530 gene encoding alpha-galactosidase 1-like isoform X1, which gives rise to MERSMGVCVVVAVLMMVISSSTAVSAEGKSSKFQYYSQRHRRNLLANGLGLTPQMGWNSWNHFQCNIDEKVIKETADALVSTGLAKLGYIYVNIDDCWAEIHRDDNGNLLPRNSTFPSGIKGVADYVHSKGLKLGIYSDSGYYTCSRTMPGSLGHEEQDAKTFASWGVDYLKYDNCYNDGTKPTVRYPVMTRALMKAGRPIFFSLCEGGDSHPALWGSKVGNSWRTTHDIADNWASMISRIDANDVYADYARPGGWNDPDMLEVGNGGMTNNEYIVHFSLWAISKAPLILGCDVRNMTKETFDIVSNKEVIAVNQDRLGVQGKKVRMEGDIENWAGPLSGYRFALVLLNLGPVRRSITSLWEDIGIPENSVVVARDVWEHKTLKTRFVGKLTATVPSHGCKMFVLKPIA